A genomic stretch from Setaria italica strain Yugu1 chromosome VII, Setaria_italica_v2.0, whole genome shotgun sequence includes:
- the LOC101774408 gene encoding protein transport protein Sec61 subunit beta-like encodes MARSSSQSQSSVGGAGAGARPATVGPRGTAAAAAGMRRRRATASAGGGGGFSGGGGSNMLRFYTDEAPGLRLSPTMVLVMSLCFIGFVTALHVFGKLYRSRTAAAASA; translated from the coding sequence ATGGCTCGCTCCTCCTCCCAGTCCCAGTCctccgtcggcggcgccggcgccggagcccgcCCGGCCACCGTCGGCCCGCGCggcacggccgcggccgccgccggcatgcgccgccgccgcgccaccgccagcgccgggggagggggcggcttctccggcggcggcggcagcaacatGCTGCGCTTCTACACCGACGAGGCCCCGGGCCTGCGCCTCTCCCCCACCATGGTCCTCGTCATGTCCCTCTGCTTCATCGGCTTCGTCACCGCCCTCCACGTCTTCGGCAAGCTCTACCGCTCccgcaccgccgcggccgcatCCGCCTGA
- the LOC101755770 gene encoding probable serine/threonine-protein kinase PBL7 — MLSWLRRFPHDVMHRKDNGGAAGRRAASSTTWRNKNSNSFTARIIRCASSVARRRRFDDDDDDDDRQQLPSSPPPPGRSPPPAESKLDRNNKVGVVSARAFSFRELAEAAGNFRQEHLIGEGGFGRVYKARIVKEQQQQEEEEEQVVVAVKQLDRNGPQGNGEFVVEVLMLSMLHHPNLVSLLGYCADGEQRLLVYEYMALGSLEDHLLLVGDHHRPLLPWRTRMRIACGAGRGLEYLHERGVIFRDLKPSNILLDDHHNPKLSDFGLARLLPPSSSSTSSTGSSSSRVMGTYGYCAPEYLRTGKLSAKSDVYSFGVLLLELITGRRALDASRPDGEQSLVGWAAPMFGDPARIHELVDPRLVMAMQAPPAPELKQAVGLAAMCLQEHHALRPVMTDVVFALDFLATDRP, encoded by the coding sequence ATGTTGAGCTGGCTTCGTCGCTTCCCTCACGACGTGATGCACAGGAAGGAcaacggcggcgcggcggggcggagggcggcgtcgTCGACGACGTGGAGGAACAAGAACAGCAACAGCTTCACGGCGCGGATCATCCGCtgcgcctcctccgtcgcccgccgccgccgcttcgatgacgacgacgacgacgacgaccggcaGCAGCTACCGTCGTCGCCCCCTCCTCCGGGGCGGTCACCACCACCTGCAGAAAGCAAGCTGGATAGGAACAACAAGGTGGGCGTGGTGTCGGCGCGCGCGTTCTCGTTCCGCgagttggcggaggcggcgggcaaCTTCCGGCAGGAGCACCTGATCGGCGAGGGCGGGTTCGGCCGCGTCTACAAGGCCCGCATCGtcaaggagcagcagcagcaggaggaagaagaagaacaggtggtggtggcggtgaagcAGCTCGACCGGAACGGGCCTCAGGGCAACGGCGAGTTTGTGGTGGAGGTGCTGATGCTGAGCATGCTGCACCACCCCAACCTGGTGAGCCTGCTGGGGTACTGCGCCGATGGGGAGCAGCGCCTGCTCGTCTACGAGTACATGGCGTTGGGGTCCCTGGAGGACCACCTGCTGCTCGTCGGCGACCACCACCGTCCCCTCCTGCCATGGCGCACGCGGATGCGGATCGCctgcggcgccggccgcggcctggAGTACCTGCACGAGCGGGGCGTCATCTTCCGCGACCTCAAGCCCtccaacatcctcctcgacgaccACCACAACCCCAAGCTCTCCGACTTCGGCCTCGCGAGGCTCCTCCCCCCGTCGTCTTCTTCAACTAGCAGcacgggcagcagcagcagcagggtcATGGGCACCTACGGGTACTGCGCCCCGGAGTACCTCCGCACCGGCAAGCTCAGCGCCAAGTCCGACgtctacagcttcggcgtcCTGCTCCTGGAGCTCATCACCGGCCGCCGGGCGCTCGACGCCAGCCGCCCCGACGGCGAGCAGAGCCTCGTGGGGTGGGCGGCGCCCATGTTCGGCGACCCCGCCAGGATCCACGAGCTGGTGGACCCGCGCCTAGTGATGGCCATGCAGGCGCCCCCGGCGCCGGAGCTGAAGCAGGCCGTGGGGCTCGCGGCCATGTGCCTGCAGGAGCACCACGCCCTGCGCCCCGTCATGACCGACGTCGTCTTCGCGCtcgacttcctcgccaccgatCGTCCTtag
- the LOC101775215 gene encoding E3 SUMO-protein ligase SIZ2 isoform X2, with amino-acid sequence MAPPDDPVLAACKQKLGHFRIKELKDVLHQLGLPKQGKKQELAERVMKAMLNQQDQVSETNGLQKANMVGRETAVKIVDGIFRKMQDPASTVATSRSHIESGHSVKPKKKPDNSAELNVKVRCPCGNSKPNDPMIKCVDPQCNVRQHVGCVVIPENEKSAGSISPDLSSCFYCEMCRISRADPFWVTINSLLLPVLIGPSTIAADGSYTAQYTAKSFPLSRANREMLQKAEYDIQVWCILLNDQVPFRMHWPLHSEMQVNGIHVRVVNRQPSQKLGANGRDDGPLLTDYLWEGLNKISLLRNDSRTFCLGIRLAKRRSLEQVLNLVPMEQDGEKFDDALARVRRCVGGGTEANNADSDSDIEVVADSVSVNLRCPMTASRIQIAGRFKPCAHMGCFDLEAFIEINQRSRKWQCPICLKNYSLENIIIDPYFNRITSLIKSCGDDMSEIDVKPDGSWRVKGRAELKDLTQWHLPDGTLCVSADTAAKPKMCIVKHEVKEEPSSEEVGWRLKLGIRKNSNGQWEISKRGDSDSVLSSDNYQARHMENKNCINLTCSTDDMDNGDEVYNSEPARTDYPMTHVHDLDSSPSDKNAPPPSMEQDVIVLSDSDDDAVTVLSPSTVKCGSAHDTGNLFAPNPPETSGACGEQLGGCPNETSFLALKEGFDDLGLSFWERPLSPRDDPTYQMFDPGTRVTDNPVEVDEPVHGGDLGVTAVAANPLEDGRDGALQACTSNERDGVISLANLGDPTQTWGDGHRENRTAGTDDCVTNDRNAPQKRRNPGSGTAALDGAAVGSRNGGDGASGAASEERRSVRPRLILSIDSESDD; translated from the exons ATGGCGCCGCCGGACGATCCCGTGCTCGCCGCTTGCAAG CAAAAGCTGGGCCACTTTAGAATAAAAGAGTTGAAGGATGTCCTTCATCAGCTTGGACTTCCAAAGCAAGGAAAGAAGCAG GAACTAGCAGAAAGAGTTATGAAAGCAATGCTGAATCAGCAAGATCAAG TCTCCGAAACGAATGGTTTACAAAAGGCAAACATGGTGGGAAGAGAAACAGCGGTGAAAATAGTGGATGGCATTTTTAG GAAAATGCAAGACCCTGCAAGTACTGTTGCAACCTCAAGAAGCCACATTGAGTCAGGACACAGTGTTAAACCTAAAAAGAAACCAGATAATTCTGCTGAGTTGAATGTCAAGGTCCGCTGCCCTTGTGGTAACTCCAAGCCCAATGATCCCATGATTAAG TGTGTTGATCCACAGTGCAACGTACGGCAACATGTTGGGTGTGTTGTCATTCCCGAGAATGAGAAGTCTGCAGGCAGTATTTCTCCTGACTTATCTTCCTGCTTCTATTGTGAAATGTGCCGAATTAGCAGGGCTGATCC TTTCTGGGTCACCATCAACAGTCTGTTACTTCCTGTATTAATAGGACCCTCTACCATAGCAGCAGATGG GTCATATACTGCACAGTACACTGCAAAAAGCTTTCCGCTATCGAGAGCTAATAGAGAAATGCTACAGAAAGCTGAATATGATATTCAG GTTTGGTGTATCCTTCTGAATGACCAAGTACCTTTTAGGATGCACTGGCCTTTACACTCTGAAATGCAAGTTAATG GTATTCATGTTAGGGTGGTCAACAGGCAACCCTCACAGAAGTTAGGGGCCAATGGTAGAGATGATGGTCCACTA TTAACAGATTACCTGTGGGAGGGGCTTAACAAGATTTCTCTGTTGAGAAATGACTCACGTACTTTCTGTTTGGGTATCAGACTTGCCAAGAGGAGATCTCTAGAACAG GTCCTAAATTTGGTGCCAATGGAACAAGACGGTGAGAAGTTTGATGATGCCCTTGCTCGTGTCCGTCGCTGTGTTGGTGGTGGAACTGAGGCAAATAATGCAGACAGTGATAGTGACATTGAAGTTGTGGCTGATTCTGTCTCTGTGAATCTTCGATGCCCT ATGACTGCTTCAAGGATCCAGATTGCTGGTAGGTTCAAGCCCTGTGCTCATATGGGTTGTTTTGATTTAGAAGCTTTTATTGAAATAAATCAACGTTCCCGGAAG TGGCAGTGTCCAATTTGCTTGAAGAATTACTCTCTAGAGAACATAATAATTGATCCTTACTTCAACCGCATCACTTCCTTG ATCAAAAGCTGTGGAGATGATATGTCTGAGATTGATGTCAAGCCTGATGGTTCCTGGAGAGTGAAGGGCAGAGCTGAACTGAAGGATCTTACACAGTGGCATCTACCAGATGGTACTCTCTGTGTGTCCGCAGATACAGCAGCCAAGCCCAAAATGTGTATTGTAAAACATGAGGTTAAAGAAGAACCATCGTCTGAAGAGGTGGGCTGGCGTCTTAAGTTGGGAATCAGAAAAAACAGCAATGGCCAGTGGGAAATTAGCAAGAGAGGGGATAGTGATTCGGTGCTGTCTTCTGATAACTACCAGGCAAGACACATGGAAAATAAAAACTGCATCAATCTGACATGCAGTACTGATGACATGGACAATGGAGATGAAGTTTATAATTCAGAACCAGCAAGAACTGATTACCCTATGACCCATGTCCATGATCTTGATTCTTCACCCTCAGATAAAAATGCTCCTCCACCATCAATGGAGCAGGATGTAATAGTTTTGAGCGACTCAGATGATGATGCTGTCACGGTGTTGTCTCCTAGTACTGTGAAGTGTGGCTCAGCGCATGACACTGGAAATCTGTTTGCACCCAACCCACCTGAAACTTCAGGAGCGTGTGGGGAACAGCTGGGTGGATGCCCAAATGAAACCTCGTTTCTTGCATTAAAAGAAGGTTTTGATGATCTGGGGTTGTCATTTTGGGAGCGTCCTCTGAGTCCCCGAGATGATCCTACTTACCAGATGTTTGATCCGGGTACCCGGGTGACAGATAATCCAGTTGAAGTTGATGAGCCAGTTCATGGTGGCGATTTGGGAGTAACGGCAGTGGCAGCAAACCCACTGGAAGATGGGCGTGATGGTGCGTTGCAAGCTTGCACGTCTAATGAAAGAGATGGTGTCATTAGTCTTGCTAACTTGGGTGACCCGACTCAAACGTGGGGTGATGGCCATCGTGAGAACCGGACAGCTGGCACTGACGATTGTGTAACTAATGACAGAAATGCGCCTCAGAAAAGAAGGAACCCTGGAAGTGGAACAGCAGCTTTAGATG GTGCAGCCGTGGGGAGCAGGAATGGTGGCGATGGAGCGAGCGGAGCCGCATCTGAGGAGCGACGTTCGGTTCGACCAAGATTGATACTAAGCATCGACTCGGAATCTGATGATTAG
- the LOC101775215 gene encoding E3 SUMO-protein ligase SIZ2 isoform X1 produces the protein MAPPDDPVLAACKQKLGHFRIKELKDVLHQLGLPKQGKKQVCQLLLSVSALYTINIHCLYVLELAERVMKAMLNQQDQVSETNGLQKANMVGRETAVKIVDGIFRKMQDPASTVATSRSHIESGHSVKPKKKPDNSAELNVKVRCPCGNSKPNDPMIKCVDPQCNVRQHVGCVVIPENEKSAGSISPDLSSCFYCEMCRISRADPFWVTINSLLLPVLIGPSTIAADGSYTAQYTAKSFPLSRANREMLQKAEYDIQVWCILLNDQVPFRMHWPLHSEMQVNGIHVRVVNRQPSQKLGANGRDDGPLLTDYLWEGLNKISLLRNDSRTFCLGIRLAKRRSLEQVLNLVPMEQDGEKFDDALARVRRCVGGGTEANNADSDSDIEVVADSVSVNLRCPMTASRIQIAGRFKPCAHMGCFDLEAFIEINQRSRKWQCPICLKNYSLENIIIDPYFNRITSLIKSCGDDMSEIDVKPDGSWRVKGRAELKDLTQWHLPDGTLCVSADTAAKPKMCIVKHEVKEEPSSEEVGWRLKLGIRKNSNGQWEISKRGDSDSVLSSDNYQARHMENKNCINLTCSTDDMDNGDEVYNSEPARTDYPMTHVHDLDSSPSDKNAPPPSMEQDVIVLSDSDDDAVTVLSPSTVKCGSAHDTGNLFAPNPPETSGACGEQLGGCPNETSFLALKEGFDDLGLSFWERPLSPRDDPTYQMFDPGTRVTDNPVEVDEPVHGGDLGVTAVAANPLEDGRDGALQACTSNERDGVISLANLGDPTQTWGDGHRENRTAGTDDCVTNDRNAPQKRRNPGSGTAALDGAAVGSRNGGDGASGAASEERRSVRPRLILSIDSESDD, from the exons ATGGCGCCGCCGGACGATCCCGTGCTCGCCGCTTGCAAG CAAAAGCTGGGCCACTTTAGAATAAAAGAGTTGAAGGATGTCCTTCATCAGCTTGGACTTCCAAAGCAAGGAAAGAAGCAGGTTTGTCAACTGCTTCTTTCTGTATCTGCTCTCTACACAATCAACATCCATTGCTTATATGTCCTG GAACTAGCAGAAAGAGTTATGAAAGCAATGCTGAATCAGCAAGATCAAG TCTCCGAAACGAATGGTTTACAAAAGGCAAACATGGTGGGAAGAGAAACAGCGGTGAAAATAGTGGATGGCATTTTTAG GAAAATGCAAGACCCTGCAAGTACTGTTGCAACCTCAAGAAGCCACATTGAGTCAGGACACAGTGTTAAACCTAAAAAGAAACCAGATAATTCTGCTGAGTTGAATGTCAAGGTCCGCTGCCCTTGTGGTAACTCCAAGCCCAATGATCCCATGATTAAG TGTGTTGATCCACAGTGCAACGTACGGCAACATGTTGGGTGTGTTGTCATTCCCGAGAATGAGAAGTCTGCAGGCAGTATTTCTCCTGACTTATCTTCCTGCTTCTATTGTGAAATGTGCCGAATTAGCAGGGCTGATCC TTTCTGGGTCACCATCAACAGTCTGTTACTTCCTGTATTAATAGGACCCTCTACCATAGCAGCAGATGG GTCATATACTGCACAGTACACTGCAAAAAGCTTTCCGCTATCGAGAGCTAATAGAGAAATGCTACAGAAAGCTGAATATGATATTCAG GTTTGGTGTATCCTTCTGAATGACCAAGTACCTTTTAGGATGCACTGGCCTTTACACTCTGAAATGCAAGTTAATG GTATTCATGTTAGGGTGGTCAACAGGCAACCCTCACAGAAGTTAGGGGCCAATGGTAGAGATGATGGTCCACTA TTAACAGATTACCTGTGGGAGGGGCTTAACAAGATTTCTCTGTTGAGAAATGACTCACGTACTTTCTGTTTGGGTATCAGACTTGCCAAGAGGAGATCTCTAGAACAG GTCCTAAATTTGGTGCCAATGGAACAAGACGGTGAGAAGTTTGATGATGCCCTTGCTCGTGTCCGTCGCTGTGTTGGTGGTGGAACTGAGGCAAATAATGCAGACAGTGATAGTGACATTGAAGTTGTGGCTGATTCTGTCTCTGTGAATCTTCGATGCCCT ATGACTGCTTCAAGGATCCAGATTGCTGGTAGGTTCAAGCCCTGTGCTCATATGGGTTGTTTTGATTTAGAAGCTTTTATTGAAATAAATCAACGTTCCCGGAAG TGGCAGTGTCCAATTTGCTTGAAGAATTACTCTCTAGAGAACATAATAATTGATCCTTACTTCAACCGCATCACTTCCTTG ATCAAAAGCTGTGGAGATGATATGTCTGAGATTGATGTCAAGCCTGATGGTTCCTGGAGAGTGAAGGGCAGAGCTGAACTGAAGGATCTTACACAGTGGCATCTACCAGATGGTACTCTCTGTGTGTCCGCAGATACAGCAGCCAAGCCCAAAATGTGTATTGTAAAACATGAGGTTAAAGAAGAACCATCGTCTGAAGAGGTGGGCTGGCGTCTTAAGTTGGGAATCAGAAAAAACAGCAATGGCCAGTGGGAAATTAGCAAGAGAGGGGATAGTGATTCGGTGCTGTCTTCTGATAACTACCAGGCAAGACACATGGAAAATAAAAACTGCATCAATCTGACATGCAGTACTGATGACATGGACAATGGAGATGAAGTTTATAATTCAGAACCAGCAAGAACTGATTACCCTATGACCCATGTCCATGATCTTGATTCTTCACCCTCAGATAAAAATGCTCCTCCACCATCAATGGAGCAGGATGTAATAGTTTTGAGCGACTCAGATGATGATGCTGTCACGGTGTTGTCTCCTAGTACTGTGAAGTGTGGCTCAGCGCATGACACTGGAAATCTGTTTGCACCCAACCCACCTGAAACTTCAGGAGCGTGTGGGGAACAGCTGGGTGGATGCCCAAATGAAACCTCGTTTCTTGCATTAAAAGAAGGTTTTGATGATCTGGGGTTGTCATTTTGGGAGCGTCCTCTGAGTCCCCGAGATGATCCTACTTACCAGATGTTTGATCCGGGTACCCGGGTGACAGATAATCCAGTTGAAGTTGATGAGCCAGTTCATGGTGGCGATTTGGGAGTAACGGCAGTGGCAGCAAACCCACTGGAAGATGGGCGTGATGGTGCGTTGCAAGCTTGCACGTCTAATGAAAGAGATGGTGTCATTAGTCTTGCTAACTTGGGTGACCCGACTCAAACGTGGGGTGATGGCCATCGTGAGAACCGGACAGCTGGCACTGACGATTGTGTAACTAATGACAGAAATGCGCCTCAGAAAAGAAGGAACCCTGGAAGTGGAACAGCAGCTTTAGATG GTGCAGCCGTGGGGAGCAGGAATGGTGGCGATGGAGCGAGCGGAGCCGCATCTGAGGAGCGACGTTCGGTTCGACCAAGATTGATACTAAGCATCGACTCGGAATCTGATGATTAG